The Humulus lupulus chromosome 4, drHumLupu1.1, whole genome shotgun sequence genome has a window encoding:
- the LOC133829520 gene encoding loganic acid O-methyltransferase-like, which translates to MSTLIAAERSVRPMNGGDGHYSYSKNSALQRNVIESSKEIINMAISEKLDMETLTSSKIFKIADLGCSVGPNTLIAVQNIIESLELKFNSQEKGSTCCDLHPEFQVFFNDQATNDFNQLFISLPPKTKYFAAGVPGSFYGRLFPKASLHFVHSSNALHWLSEVPPQVLDKSSPAWNKGRIHYSNSNTEVVKAFRAQYAKDLDNFLNVRAQEIVHGGLLALIIPGRTNGTPHSQTYINKAYELLESSIIDMAKKDKISKEKVDSFNTPVYFGSLEEVEEVVVKHNEFFSIEVMEDLPCEKEPPKLLSMTYRAGLEGTMKDHFGDDVDVEEMFDLLLYKKLEESSSIIESYDFVSLFVLLKRLPSGRAVTSY; encoded by the exons aGAAATGTTATAGAATCTTCTAAAGAAATAATCAACATGGCAATATCAGAGAAGCTTGACATGGAGACTTTAACTTCTTCTAAGATCTTTAAAATTGCTGACTTGGGTTGCTCAGTTGGACCGAATACACTCATAGCAGTGCAAAACATAATAGAATCTTTGGAACTCAAGTTTAACAGCCAAGAAAAAGGCAGTACCTGCTGTGACCTTCATCCTGAGTTCCAAGTGTTCTTCAATGATCAAGCAACAAATGATTTCAACCAGCTTTTCATTTCTCTTCCTCCTAAAACAAAATACTTCGCAGCTGGGGTGCCTGGATCTTTCTATGGCCGTCTCTTTCCCAAAGCCTCTCTCCATTTTGTTCACTCTTCCAATGCTCTCCACTGGCTCTCAGAAGTGCCACCCCAGGTTTTGGACAAAAGCTCTCCTGCTTGGAACAAAGGGAGAATTCACTATTCCAATTCTAACACTGAAGTTGTCAAGGCCTTTAGAGCTCAGTATGCTAAAGACTTGGACAACTTTCTAAATGTTAGAGCGCAAGAGATTGTCCATGGAGGATTATTGGCTCTTATTATCCCTGGTCGCACAAATGGAACACCTCATTCTCAAACTTATATTAACAAGGCATATGAACTGCTTGAGTCTTCCATTATCGACATGGCAAAAAAG GATAAGATCAGCAAAGAAAAAGTAGATTCCTTTAATACACCGGTGTATTTTGGATCACTGGAAGAAGTGGAAGAAGTAGTTGTGAAACATAATGAGTTCTTTAGTATAGAGGTAATGGAGGACCTTCCTTGCGAAAAGGAACCACCCAAATTGCTATCGATGACCTATAGAGCTGGACTTGAAGGAACCATGAAAGATCATTTCGGAGATGATGTTGATGTAGAAGAGATGTTTGATTTACTACTATATAAGAAGCTAGAAGAATCGTCCTCTATAATTGAATCATATGACTTTGTTAGCCTCTTTGTTTTACTCAAACGATTACCAAGCGGCCGGGCTGTGACTAGCTATTGA